The Streptomyces sp. JB150 genomic interval CCGGGAGCGACATATTCCCCTCGGGCCACACCGCCAACGCGGTGGTGACCTGGGGCATCCTCGCCTATCTGGCCTCCACCCCGCGCGCCCGCCGCTGGCTGTCGGCGCTGTCGGCGGTGCTGTCGCTCAGCGTCGGCCTGACCACCGTCTACCTCGGTACGCACTGGCTGAGCGACGTGCTGCTGGGCTGGGCCGCCGGTCTGCTGGTGCTGCTCGCGCTGCCGTGGCTGGAGCCGAACATCGCGAGCGCCGAGGCGTGGCTGTTCACCCAGCGCGACCGGCTGCGCGAGCGCCGCGGCGGCGCCGTCGCGGTCCCCGGGTCCGCGGTGCCGGACGCGGTGGTACCCGGCTCGGTGACGCCCGGCTCGGTGACACCGGGCTCCGTGACGCCCGGCTCCGTGGCGCCCGAGCCGGCGGTGCCCGAGGCCGTGCCGGTCACCCTGCTGCCGGGCGCCGAGGAGGAACCGGCGCCGGTGCGGGAGACCGTCCCGCCGGCCGCCGCGCGTGCCCCCCGGACGTCGGCGCTGCTGGCCCCCGGCCCGCACACGACCCGTTCGGAACGCACCCCGGTCACCCCGGCCGGCAGCCGCCGCCCGCCGCACACGGACCGCCTCACGCGCGGCACGGCGGCCCCGGCGGCGCGTCCGCTCACCGGCGGCTGAGAGCGCGTGGGCAAGGCCCCGGTCGCGGTGACCGGGGCCTTGCCCATGTGCTCTCAGCCCTTCCAGGCGCGGGTCACGCGGCCGTCCCTGACCTCGAAGTTCAGCCGTCCCACGCGGTACTCCATCGTGATGATCGCCCCCGGCGGCAGCGCGCGCACCGTGGACCACCCCCGTTCCCGGGCGCGCCGCTCGGCCGCGTCCGCGTCGAGGCCGACGTAGGTGTCCGGACTGTCCTGGGGCTCTGCGGAGGGTTTCGGAATCGGTGCCATGCCGCCCACGCTAGGCGCTCGGCGGGGAGCGAGGGAAGGGCGGGCCGCGCACCCTGGGTCACTGGTCCCCCTCCGGTCACGCTTCTGTCACAGGATCACGACACGGGTTTCGGGCGCCCTCCCTCACACGGACGAGCGGTTCCCCACCACTTCCGCGGGCATTCGAACGCAATTCCCGCATGTCGGCGCTGCCGGTCGAATTGCCCGGCGGAAAGCACCGCGCGGACCGCCGCCGGCCCGCTTTCCATTCCCCTTCCCGGGCGGGGCGCCGCGACCCGCCCTCACCACGGGAAATACACGGTTTCGGCACACGACACACAGAAGGTCCGGGCGTGAGCCGCGCCGCGGGCGGTGGTGTTCAGCGGCGAGGCGACCGGAACGCGGGGGCACCGAGCGGCGGGCCGAACACCGCGGGGAGCCGCTGCGCGTCCGGAGTGCGGGAGGCGCCCTGGGGCAGGGCGATCATCATGCCGACCTCCAGCCGGTCCGGGCTGGCCCCGACGGTCGCCTTGTTGGCCTCGTACAGGGCCTGCCAGCCGCCGGCCACGCGGTACGTGCGGGCGATCGAGGAGAGCGTGTCCCCGCGCTTCACGGTGTGCGCCCGTCCCGTGAGCCCGTACCGCTTGGCGCACACCGGCCAGGCCTCCCAGCCCTGCGCCGCCACCACCTCCTGGGCCACGGCGATCTGCTGCGCGCGGGTGGCGAGGTCCGCGCGGGCGGCGTACTTCAGACCGCCGTACGCCTCCCAGGTGGGCTGCCAGAACTGGAGCCCGCCGTAGTAGCCGTTGCCGGTGTTGATGTGCCAGTCGCCGCCGCTCTCGCACTCGGCGAGACAGCCCCAGGGCCACTGGTCCTCGGCGCACTCGTGCGCGACGCGGGCGGTCTGCGGTGACGAGACGGGGGGCGGGGGCGTCGTGCGGGCGACGGCGGGGAGGGTGCCGGCCAGCAGGGCGGCCGCGGCCAGGGCGAGCGTGATCGGCGTACGCAACATCGGCCCACGCTAAGCGGCTCCTGCGGCTGCCCCGCCGTGCCGCGCCCCCTCGCGCGCGGGGCCCCACCCGGTCGGCGGACCGGGCGGGATCACGGGGACGCCGCGACAGGGGCGCGGGGCGTCAGATCCTCAGGCGCTGTCCGGGAGTGATCGCGTCGGGGTCCTCGCCGATGACGGCCCGGTTGGCGGCGTACAGCCGCTCCCACGTGGTTCCGTGCCGGGCGGCGATGCCGCTCAGGGTGTCGCCCTCGCGGACGGTGTAGTCGCCGCGGGACGCGCCGCGGTCGGTGTGGCCCGCGGTGCGCGCGGGTGTTCCGGCGGGCCGCGACGGCGCCGGGGCCGCCGCGGGCGCGGGTGCCTCGGGCGCGCTGCCGTACGCGCCGGCCCGCACCGAGCAGGTGGGCCAGGCGCCCCATCCCTGGGCGCGCTGGACCCTGGTGGCGACCGCGATCTGCTGCTCCCTGGTGGCCCGGTCGGCGGTCGGCGCGTGGGCGGTGCCGCCGTACGCCCGCCAGGTGGCGGCGGAGAACTGGAGCCCGCCGTAGTAGCCGTTGCCGGTGTTGATGTGCCAGTTCCCGCCGCTCTCGCACCGGGCGATGCGGTCCCACACTCCGCCGTCCGCCGCCTGGGCGGTGCCGGTCCCGGCCAGCAGGCCGAGCGGGGCGAGCAGGGCCGCCCCGGCGAGAGCCGCCGTCGTACGGGTCTTACGGGTGGTGTCGCGGGTCGTATCGGCACATTCGGACATGTGAATCCCTCTCGACGGACCCGGGCTCCCCCGGACGGGGCCCGCTTCCCGCGCACGATCGCGGTCGGCGTGCTCCGTCCCGTCCGCCGCAGGCCGTGCCGTAGGCCGGCCTGGTGCGGCCGGCCCTGCCGGCGGCGGCGGACGTACCCGAGCGGTGCTCGTTGCACACGGCCGAGGAATGTAGGGACCGGGTCCGGCCCGGATCAACCAACCGCCCGTCGGCGCAGGCCAGTTCGCCATTACCTGCGGTAACGGCGAGTTTCGGACACCTCATTCATTCGCCGATTTCCGGATTTGTCGACCAGACGGCCCGGTGGCCTGTGACCCACTTCACCGGGCCAACCACCGTTGCGTCACGCGGAGTTGACGGTGAGTGTCCGATTCCGGTCCGGGCGTGACCCTGAGCGTCGGATGGGTCGATTCCGTTCGTCGTACTGCGTGACTCCCGCCACAGATCGCCCGTTGTCATCTTCATGAGCCCGGGACCGTCCCGGACCACGGGCCGGGAGCCACCCGGCCTCGCCACGCACCGCATCCCCAGGGAGCCACCCGTGCCGCGCATGCTCGACGTCAGCGACGAGGTTCGCGCCGAGATCGGCGACGAAGAAGCCGACCGGCTGCTCGCCGGAGACAACACCCCGGGCAGTTACGACTGCACGTCCTGCCGCACCCCGGGCGACTCCGAGCGCGAGCGCACCAGCACCCTGCTGTTCATCGGCGACGAGACCGCCGTGCTCGCCTTCGCCCACGCCGCCTGCCTGCCCTCCCAGGTCGTGCAGGTCACCGAGGAACAGCTCCAGGGCGCCGTGAGGTCCATCAGCGGCGACACCGCCGGCCTGGAGGCCCAGAAGATCACCCCCGAGCAGGCCGTACTCGGAGTGACCAGCGGACTCGTGCTGATCGCCGGGGAGTTGCACCCGGCGCTGGTCGTGGAGCCGACCGGCCCGATCGTCCGGCCCGGCTCGACCGCCGTCGGCGACGAGTTTCTGCCGTTGCTCATCGAGCAGGGGTTCATGCCGGTGACCGAGCTGAACGCGGTGCCGCCGGTGCTGCACGGCTGGTCGGTGCTGCTGGCCATGGGGCAGCTGCACGCGGTGCTCCAGCCGTCGGCGAACGGCGGCCCGCCCGTGGCCTGGTGGCAGGCCCACCAGCCGCTGCAGGTCACGGAGGGCTGGCGGTCCGCCGCGAACAAGCACCAGCAGGTGCTGATGTTCGCCGCGCCGGTCGGTTCCATCGGCCGGCAGCCGCGGGAGGACCTGCTGCGGGAGGCGCTGGACAAGGCGGCGGCCCAGGGCAGGCTGGTGACCGGCACGCTGCCGCTGGCCGGGACGTGAGCGCGCAGTCGTAGCGGTGCGGGGTGCGCCGGCGGCCGCGGGGCGTCCGTGGTGAGCCGCTCGGCCCCCGCGCCCCCCACAGGACGGGATGGTCCCCGCATCTTCTAGTGCACCGCGCTCGTTTGGACATACGTGCACGCATACGACGCTCCCCGACGCCCGTCCTACTCCTCGGTCCCTCCCCCGCCGCGGTCGGCGCAGGATCAGACCGGCCCTTCGGCCACCCCGATCTACGACAAGCTCTACTCCGAGTACGTCAAGTCGTTCCGCACACTGCCCGGTGACCGCAGCGGTGAGGAGAAGCTGGGGTTCACCGCCTTCGGGACCATTCCGTACGGCGCGGGTTCGTTCGGCAGCTCGTACACCTCGTACAGCGCCTACAGCGTGGGCGCGCAGAGCGCCCGGCACGGCGGCGGGCAACAGCAGCCGCAGTGGCAGCGCGTCGGGCAGATCCCGGCGGCACTGCCACCGGGGCGGCGCGGCACCCGCTGAGCACATGGAGGAGGGGCGGTCCCGGCCGGGACCGCCCCTCCTCCATGACGTCACTTCTTCTTGCCGCGCTTCTCGCGCACCCGCACCGAGATGTGGATCGGCGTGCCCTCGAAGCCGAACTCCTCGCGCAGCCGGCGCTCGATGAAGCGGCGGTAGCCCGCCTCGATGAAGCCGGACGCGAAGAGCACGAACCGCGGCGGCTTGGTGCCGGCCTGGGTGCCGAACAGGATGCGCGGCTGCTTGCCGCCCCGGATCGGGTGCGGGTGGGCGGAGACCAGCTCGCCGAGGAAGGCGTTCAGCCGGCCCGTCGGCACCCGGGTCTCCCAGCCCGCGAGGGCGGTCTCGATCGCCGGGACCAGCTTCTCCATGTGCCGGCCGGTGCGCGCGGAGACATTGACCCGGGGCGCCCAGGAGACCTGGCCCAGCTCGGTCTCGATCTCCCGCTCCAGGTAGTAGCGGCGCTCCTCGTCCAGGGTGTCCCACTTGTTGAACGCGATGACGAGCGCGCGGCCCGCCTCCACGGCCATGGTGACGATCCGCTGGTCCTGCACGGAGATCGACTCGGAGGCGTCGATCAGGACGACCGCCACCTCGGCCTTCTCCACCGCCGCCGCGGTGCGCAGCGAGGCGTAGTAGTCGGCGCCCTGCTGGAGGTGGACCCGCTTGCGGATGCCCGCCGTGTCGACGAACTTCCAGGTCTTGCCGCCCAGTTCGATCAGCTCGTCGACCGGGTCGCGGGTGGTGCCCGCCAGCTCGTTGACGACGACGCGCTCCTCGCCCGCCACCTTGTTCAGCAGCGAGGACTTGCCCACGTTCGGACGGCCGATCAGGGCGACGCGGCGCGGGCCGCCGACGGCGGTGCCGAAGCTCTGCTCGGGGGCCTCCGGCAGCGCCTCCAGGACGGCGTCCAGCATGTCGCCGGTGCCGCGGCCGTGCAGCGCGGAGACCGGGTGCGGCTCGCCGAGGCCGAGGGACCACAGGTAGGCCGCGTCGGCCTCGCCGCTCGGGCCGTCGACCTTGTTGGCGCACAGCACCACGGGCTTGCCCGCCTTGCGCAGCAGCCGGACGACGGCCTCGTCGGTGTCGGTGGCGCCGACCTTGGCGTCGACGACGAAGACGACCGCGTCGGCGGCCTCGATGGCGAACTCGGCCTGCGCGGCGACGGAGGCGTCGATGCCGAAGACGTCCTGCTCCCAGCCGCCGGTGTCGACGACCTTGAAGCGGCGGCCCGCCCACTCGGCCTCGTAGGTGACGCGGTCGCGGGTGACGCCCGGCCGGTCCTCGACGACCGCCTCACGGCGGCCGATGATCCGGTTCACCAGGGTCGACTTGCCGACATTGGGGCGGCCGACGACGGCGACGACCGGCAGCGGTCCGTGCCCGGCCGCCTCGATGGCGCCCTCGACCTCCTCCAGGTCGAAGCCCTCTTCCGCGGCGAGCTCCATGAACTCCGCGTACTCGGCGTCGCCGAGCGCCCCGTGGTCGTGCTCGAAGTGGTCCGAGCCGCCGGGCTGGATCTGGTCGTTCATGAAGTCCGTACCTCGTCGTTCATCGTGGTGATCGGTGGAGTGCCCGGTTTCGGGTGATCCACTACTCAGTGTCGCTCAGCGCCCGGTCAGGCGCCTGGCGTTTTCCAGGTGCAGGGTGAGCTGCTTGCGGATGCGCTCGGTCGCCTGGTCCAGCGCCGTGCGCGTACGCCGTCCGGATCCGTCGCCCGCCTGGAACGGGTCGCCGAAGACGACGTCGACGCGGCTGCGCAGCGGCGGCAGCCCCTTTATCAACCGTCCGGGGCGGTCGGAACTTCCCAGGACGGCGACCGGGACGACCGGGGCACCGCTGCGGACGGCGAAGTAGGCGAGCCCGGCGCGCAGCGAGGCGAAGTCGCCCTCGCCCCGGGTGCCCTCCGGGAATATGCCCAGCACTCCGCCGTTGTCCAGCACGCCGAGCGCGCGGGTGATCGCGGTGCGGTCGGTGGAGTCGCGGTCCACCTTCAGCTGGCCGATGCCGGTCAGGAACGGGTCGAGCGGCCCGACGAACGCCTCCTTCTTGATCAGGAAGTGCGTCGGCCGGGGCGCCACGCCCATGACCATCGGGCCGTCGATGTTGTGCGAGTGGTTGATCGCGAGGATCACCGGGCCGGTCGGCGGGACCCGCCAGGCGCCGAGCACCCGGGGCCGCCACAGCCCGTACATCAGACCGACGCCGACGCGCCGCCCGACCTCGGCGCCCCGCGCCGACGGAGCTTCGCTCACTTCGCGGCCCGCTTCTCCTCGACGAGGGTGACCACACACTCGATGACCTGCGCCAGCGTGAGGTCGGTGGTGTCCACCTCGACCGCGTCGTCCGCCTTGGCCAGCGGGGAGGTCTTGCGGCTGGAGTCGGCCGCGTCCCGCTTGAGCAGGGCCTCACGGGTGGCGTTGACGTCGGCGCCGTTCAGCTCGCCGCTGCGGCGGGCGGCGCGGGCCTCCGGGGAGGCGGTGAGGAAGATCTTGAGGTCGGCGTCCGGCAGCACCGTGGTGCCGATGTCGCGGCCCTCGACCACGATGCCGTTCTCGGCCGAGGCCGCGATGGAGCGCTGCAGCTCGGTGATCCGGGACCGCACCTCGGGGACCGCGCTGACCGCGCTGACCTTGGAGGTGACCTCCTGGGTGCGGATCGGGCCGGAGACGTCCACGCCGTCGACCGTGATGGCCGGGGCGGCCGGGTCGGTGCCGGAGACGATCTCCGGCTTGCCCGCCACGGCGGCGATCGCCGTCGGGTCGTCGAGGTCGATGCCGTTGGTCACCATCCACCAGGTGATCGCCCGGTACTGGGCGCCGGTGTCCAGGTAGCTCAGGCCGAGCTGGGCGGCCACGGCCTTCGACGTGCTCGACTTGCCCGTGCCGGAGGGGCCGTCGATGGCGACGATCACTGACGGGACGGTCCGGGCGGCGCCGTTTTCCACGGGGGGACACCTTCCTGGTGCTGGGTGGCGGGGTTCGGGGCGGGTAGGCGCCCCCGACAAGGTTACTGGGTGCACGTCCCCCATCTGGACGAGCGCCCGCCGCCCGCCACCGGCCAGGCGGGTGCGGGCCCTCGCCGGCGCCGGGCGGCCTCGCTACTGCCGGATGGCCCAGCCCCGCTCCCGCAGCGCCGCCGTCAGGACGGGCGCCGCCTTCGGCTCCACCATGAGCTGGACCAGGCCGGCCTGCTGCCCGGTCGCGTGCTCGATCCGTACGTCCTCGATGTTGACCCCGGCCTGCCCGGCGTCCGCGAAGATGCGGGCGAGCTGCCCCGGCTGGTCGTCGATGAGGACGGCCACGATCTCGTAGGCGCGCGGCGCGGAGCCGTGCTTGCCGGGCACGCGGACCTGCCCGGCGTTGCCGCGCCGCAGCACGTCCTCGATGCCGGCGGCGCCCTCGCGGCGCTTGGCGTCGTCGAAGGACTG includes:
- a CDS encoding phosphatase PAP2 family protein; the protein is MRTEPKPTRLDRIFARLDREPQRPVLDVPRMTRHRVVLFGATLAFYLTIVLAVVTTSWLVRLDWQAMLFRPYQQWPEIHAFLDYWVVLGQRGPTAVMVAAWLGWRCWRQHTLRPLLAFGAAALLLNVTVGAVKYGLGRSGPHYATEVGSNEMWHWFQAGSDIFPSGHTANAVVTWGILAYLASTPRARRWLSALSAVLSLSVGLTTVYLGTHWLSDVLLGWAAGLLVLLALPWLEPNIASAEAWLFTQRDRLRERRGGAVAVPGSAVPDAVVPGSVTPGSVTPGSVTPGSVAPEPAVPEAVPVTLLPGAEEEPAPVRETVPPAAARAPRTSALLAPGPHTTRSERTPVTPAGSRRPPHTDRLTRGTAAPAARPLTGG
- a CDS encoding I78 family peptidase inhibitor — encoded protein: MAPIPKPSAEPQDSPDTYVGLDADAAERRARERGWSTVRALPPGAIITMEYRVGRLNFEVRDGRVTRAWKG
- a CDS encoding transglycosylase family protein, with the protein product MLRTPITLALAAAALLAGTLPAVARTTPPPPVSSPQTARVAHECAEDQWPWGCLAECESGGDWHINTGNGYYGGLQFWQPTWEAYGGLKYAARADLATRAQQIAVAQEVVAAQGWEAWPVCAKRYGLTGRAHTVKRGDTLSSIARTYRVAGGWQALYEANKATVGASPDRLEVGMMIALPQGASRTPDAQRLPAVFGPPLGAPAFRSPRR
- a CDS encoding transglycosylase family protein gives rise to the protein MSECADTTRDTTRKTRTTAALAGAALLAPLGLLAGTGTAQAADGGVWDRIARCESGGNWHINTGNGYYGGLQFSAATWRAYGGTAHAPTADRATREQQIAVATRVQRAQGWGAWPTCSVRAGAYGSAPEAPAPAAAPAPSRPAGTPARTAGHTDRGASRGDYTVREGDTLSGIAARHGTTWERLYAANRAVIGEDPDAITPGQRLRI
- the der gene encoding ribosome biogenesis GTPase Der, which translates into the protein MNDQIQPGGSDHFEHDHGALGDAEYAEFMELAAEEGFDLEEVEGAIEAAGHGPLPVVAVVGRPNVGKSTLVNRIIGRREAVVEDRPGVTRDRVTYEAEWAGRRFKVVDTGGWEQDVFGIDASVAAQAEFAIEAADAVVFVVDAKVGATDTDEAVVRLLRKAGKPVVLCANKVDGPSGEADAAYLWSLGLGEPHPVSALHGRGTGDMLDAVLEALPEAPEQSFGTAVGGPRRVALIGRPNVGKSSLLNKVAGEERVVVNELAGTTRDPVDELIELGGKTWKFVDTAGIRKRVHLQQGADYYASLRTAAAVEKAEVAVVLIDASESISVQDQRIVTMAVEAGRALVIAFNKWDTLDEERRYYLEREIETELGQVSWAPRVNVSARTGRHMEKLVPAIETALAGWETRVPTGRLNAFLGELVSAHPHPIRGGKQPRILFGTQAGTKPPRFVLFASGFIEAGYRRFIERRLREEFGFEGTPIHISVRVREKRGKKK
- a CDS encoding lysophospholipid acyltransferase family protein produces the protein MSEAPSARGAEVGRRVGVGLMYGLWRPRVLGAWRVPPTGPVILAINHSHNIDGPMVMGVAPRPTHFLIKKEAFVGPLDPFLTGIGQLKVDRDSTDRTAITRALGVLDNGGVLGIFPEGTRGEGDFASLRAGLAYFAVRSGAPVVPVAVLGSSDRPGRLIKGLPPLRSRVDVVFGDPFQAGDGSGRRTRTALDQATERIRKQLTLHLENARRLTGR
- the cmk gene encoding (d)CMP kinase, with protein sequence MENGAARTVPSVIVAIDGPSGTGKSSTSKAVAAQLGLSYLDTGAQYRAITWWMVTNGIDLDDPTAIAAVAGKPEIVSGTDPAAPAITVDGVDVSGPIRTQEVTSKVSAVSAVPEVRSRITELQRSIAASAENGIVVEGRDIGTTVLPDADLKIFLTASPEARAARRSGELNGADVNATREALLKRDAADSSRKTSPLAKADDAVEVDTTDLTLAQVIECVVTLVEEKRAAK